DNA from Drosophila suzukii chromosome 2R, CBGP_Dsuzu_IsoJpt1.0, whole genome shotgun sequence:
CGAGTATCCTGCCAATGAGCTGCGCTCAAGGAATCTCAGCTCGAGCACAGAGCCCGTTACTCCACTGATTAACTCACCAAGTGATTCATTTGGTGTAAGTTTTATATTGTACATTATAGGAGAGGAATTGATTAtaaagcttttattttatttaacacAGGATGACATCTTGCAAACCAAGCTGACAGACTTGACCGTGGAGGGAGTCATCAGTCTGCTGGAGCGCATTGAGGATATGAAGCCGGCGTTGCCCAAACTGGCGCCCGTGCTCCGTGAGAATGCCATCAATGGACGTGTGCTGAAGCACTGTGATATGCCGGATCTTAAATCGGTAATGTTCTAACTAGATTCCTTTAGTTTCCCTTATTTATTATTGCCTTATGGACAGGTTCTGGGCCTAAGCTTTGGCCACTGGGAGTTGTTCCGCCTGCTGATCACCACTCTGCGGGAATGCGAGCGCATGCCCAGGAAGCAGCCGCGCCAGCCGCAGCAACCCGCCGCTCTAGAGGCTCCATCGAATGTCCCGATGATCAAGGATGTAACGGATGCCCTGATGCAGCCACCCAGAGAGTCCTTGTCGCGGAAGAACTCCGTTAGCCATATGGAGAAACAGGTAAGATGAGCCCTCTTGTGGTTAGAAATTGTAGGATCGGGCAGCAGCATCTTCAAAAGACCGATTCGCTCTAACTCATGTGCTTTGATCTATTCTTATTCCGACCATTTTAACAAACCGAAACGAAATGCAGTCAAAAGTGCATGACTACGAGTATTTGCAGGTAAAGCTCAGACACTAAGTGACACAGACTGAAACCCAAAATTCTAAGCCCACATTTGTGCAAAACCCCATAACAAATCAATTATGTATGTGATATATAGTGGGGCCTTTGACTAATAAAAATCGTTTATTGTTAGGTGACGCTGGAGGAGCAGATGATCTGCGGCACCCTGCAGACTCTCAACGAGGAGGCCTACGAGGATGTGGCCAGTAGCGAGCGACCGAGTCCCACAGGTGAGATGTTGGCGGCAGCCGCACAACTGCAATTAGCACCCATCCGCGAATCATCCGAGTTCGGATCGCCATCCGACGATCAGATGCAGTACGGGGTCAAGATAagcaaccacaacaacaacaacaacaaccagtACTTGCATGCGGAGTACAACCGGAGCGTTAGCTCGCATTCCCTGCAAAGCCTGAGCACTCTGGTGGGTGCTCCCGGAGGAGGGGGTCATGGTCATGGTGGCTCAGGTGGCGGTGGCCTGCACCtgggcaatggtaacgatctGAGCGGTAGCACGCTCGACCTAATGCATGTTGATTCGGTgtttggtggtggtggtggttatCATCGGGCATCGCGCCAGATCTCGGTTAGCAGCGAGCTGCTGCACGAGTCCAGTTCCCTGCCCATGGTGGTGGTCATACCCAATGCCTCCGGCGAACAGGCCTACGACGACACCAAGCTGTGAGGGCTCCTAACCCGCGGATGCACCCGTACAACTGTGTACTTAGTTAAGCTGCATGGGGTTGTGTCGTTCTTAACTTTTAAAGTCTGACAAAACTGAACCATTTCGAACGCTGGACCAATGTCTGAGCCAAATGAAACCAGACCAAAACCAATAGCATATAGCATATCATCCGAAACATGATTTTACGTATTATTTGATTTACTCTTGCTTTGGCTTGGCTTTGATCCGGTCAGTATTATCTACTATTACTAATATTTGAGTTCTGCGATTACTAAATCATTCCAATTGTTATATGCCGAAGATTAGTTAATAATTATTTGCCACACgaacacccacacacacacagaacatttaaaattgttaATCGCTCACGAAAAACATGAACCACTAACCAAATGGTATTCTAATCATATCCCAACTAAATCCTATGTCTATCCCTAGCGTGAGATGAAGCATCAAATAAATGAGATATCTTATGAACAACTCGTTACCTCTTGCATTTTATTCAGCTTCTATCTGTGTTTATGTTCCGCCTTTAACCTCTGTTCTGAGTTAATTGGTTGCTTTTATTCACCTGGTTACTATAACTTCACCGGGTTAGCACCTCTTGTGTCTGGTAATCCCCCCAGATCCCTGACTAAATCTCCCTCATCCGTATGATTTTTAGAACTCGACTCGCCGAGTGCCGGAGCCGCAATGACAACGCCATTGCTCGGCTCCTCCGGCTCCAGCTCCGTGCAACAGCCGACAGGTCGGGATTCCATTTTGAAGCAGCAGGGAAGCGTCAAGGCCGACAAGCGGGTATCGATCCAACAAGCGGCGactaataataacaacaataatGGCAACAAGCTAACGCCAAATGTGGAATATGTTTCCGAGCGACAGGCGGAAGTCCAAGGATCTAGCAAACGCTTGGCAACCAAGCCGCCATCAGGTGATGTTTTCCAATTACCAACCCCAAAAACTCAACTTATAAAGCCTATATCTTTTACAGGACCTCGTCCCGCTTCGCTGATCATCACCAGAAACGATTCCAACTCACAGTTCCAGCTGCTGCGCTCGTCCTCAGTGGACTACGATGATGTGGAGGCCCAGGAGCACCGGACCACTATAAGGACCACCCTGTTGGAacagcaggaggaggaggaatcAGCCCCGTTCGTCTTTACAGTGCGCAAATGATACAATCTTCTCTACTAGGTGAAACCAGCCAATGAGAATGGCCATTTAGTGCCAGCTACGCTTAGTTACAAATTAGATTATAATGCAACTAGCTAATAGCAAGAGGACTTTGTGGGAACTCTGCCTTTTGGGTTACACAATGATATAGTCGTATACTCGGTACGCTAAGAAAAAGACACTTTGTTAGCAAGTCTTGGTTGTAAGCCACATTAGAGTTTACTACCTGTTATAAATGTATGATGCATGTGCAAATGTGTATTTATTAATTGTATAAAGAAAGTGAGAATACATTGCGCGAGATTAGATGACTTAATCGATTAATACAGCCGTTTAGTAACAGCCTTACCTTTGGGCAAGAGATTTGAAAATACATATAATTGAGAAAACACAACGTTGGACCCTTTATAGGCAATTGGTATAGGCACTTGTGACAATTTAATCAATTACAATCTATGATTCCTTCATTGAGCTTAAGGAATGCATTATTTGGCATGGCTATTTGgagtaaaaaaatttttgagAATGGTTATTGCTGGTGAGCTGCCGCACGAGCAATGGCAAGAGCCGGTTGCAGTGCCCTGTAGAGTTGAACGGCCACGGCGGTGCTAGGCAGGGTCTTGTAGATCTCCTGCAGGGCTAACATCACGTTCGTCTGGTGCTGTGTCAAATTCATTCGGTCAAATTTCGGGTCCTGCCAGAAGGCCCCCTTCAGTTGGCTTTCCAAGCGAACCTGTGTGCCCGCATCGTGGGTGGCAGTCCTGCGTTCCGTTTGGGTTGCTGCATTCTTGTAAAGCGTGGCCGTGTCCAATTCCTCCGTTGGCTCCAAGCCCTGTTCGAGCTTCTCCTTTTTAAGCTTGAGTATACGCTGCGATGGCTTGGCCGTGCTCTGGATCTGCTTCAAGCGCGCCACATCGATGCCCAGCAGGCGGAGCAGCTTTCCAGTAGCCTGGGGCACTCCTTCTAGTCCCCATTTAGCCAAGTCGATTCGGGTTCCGGGCGTGGAGTTGAACTCGTAGACCACATTCATGTTGTTGCAAATGGGCGAGGGATTCTCGAAGCAACCTTGGTTTCTAAAGGAGTCATTCACAGGCAGTTTGCAGATGGTGTCCACCATGTGGAACTCTTCCGCCACCTCCTTGTTGGCCTTCTTCTCGAACAGTTCCAGCACCAACTCCGCCCGTGCCACGGCTAGATTACGCTTGTCAGCCTTGGACAGATTTTTAATATTCAGTTCATCCTGCAGCGGCGGACGCTCGCTGAGATTAGAGAACTTAACCGGCCGAATGGACTTCTCATCGGGGCGAACAGGGACGAAGTCCAATTCTTCATCTGTCTTTTCGGTCTTGATGCGATGTTTGCGCCCACGACGGTCGCCATGGTGCTTCTCCTTCGCGCCCTCGTCCTCCGAGCTTCCGCTTCGTTTTCGCTTCCTGGTCTCATCCTGATCTCTGTTCGAGCGATGAGAGCGATCCTTCTTGtgcttctttttcttcttcttttccCTGCCGTTTCCCTCGCTATTTTCCTTGCCGTTTTTCTTGCCGATTTCCTTGATGTCATGCTCCCCCAGTTCTTTAAGGATCTCACGTTGCTTGGCATAAAGTTCATTCTCTGACATCGGATCTTGTTGCTCGACGACTGGCAAGATTCCTTGGGGCTTGTCTGGCACCAGCTCCTTGGAGGCGTCGAGGCTGCACAGATCCATCTCGTCCAGGATGTCTCGGCTCATAAAATGGCTGGCCACCTCAACCGACTCCAATTTCACAGTTGGCTTTACATCCGCCGGGGACGTCGATGTTGTCAATGTAGCCTGAGGAACAACATCGAAAGGATCTGCCAGTATGTCGTCCAGCACTTGGTTATCAACATCTTCTTTGATCACCGGCTCAGCCTTCGGTTCGATTGCTCCTAGAACCGCCTCTAGATTAGCACCCGGAGTGCGAGGCGCCTCTAGATGTGCCCTTGGAGTCGGAGGCGCCGAGCGGTGTCCGAGGCCATCGTCCTCCGGATCACTGTCCCAGCCGCAACCGGACACCGGAGCTCCTGTGGCAAATGCGTGCGGCGGAGTCTGTCCTGTACTTTCCCGTAGCGGCGTGTCGTCATCCTCGTTGATGGCACCTTCCTCCTGGTTTTCGACTTTGATTTCTTGCTTGATCGTCGGTTCCATGACTTCTACAATCCTATCTTGATTGTACTTCACATTAATGTAATTGGAAACCTTTGAATTTTTCCCACCCAAGAAAGCTGAGAATGCACTTTTAGAGATGGCACAATAAGTCGAATCAAAATATGTTTAGAAAaactatttgtaaatattttgatttatgaaatttaatttaattaataacactaattttattttacagtcacagttaataaaacaaataagaaGACTAcactatatttttatgcacAAACATTTATCCCGGTTCACCTCTAGCATGTTGGAAGGATTTCCAGGTGCCGCAAGAGGGACCTGTTGATATATCGATAACACCACCTTAGAAAAACTCACCACTGCTGCATGTGTTTATCGACTCGCCAATTTAACCAAATGTTTCTTAATTAATTGCTTTATCACAAGATGTACAGTATcggtttcaattaaaaaagtCATGTGAGAACTTCTAGTTGCCGCTAAATAAATAATAGCCCCAATTATGTATCGGAGTTCCGCGTAAATAGTGGCATGCTTGCAGATtgaatgtaaataaaaatagccAGCTGTTTTTTGTTTACAAGCTTCGTTGTCTGTTGTTGTTGGGGGCTGTTTTCAGCGCGTAACCAGCTGATGACCACAAAAACTTCAAAGGTCACCTTGAGCTTAATAGAATCGAAGCAATTGCTCGAGATTTTCGGCTGCTAACGTAAAGTTCAATTTCGCAGCTTCATCACAGCCCAATAAGTACGAAAAATCATTCAAATAAACGGGTTATAAATctaaagtaaaaaaatattttgcataCCCATGAAAATAAACCATTTTCCCGAGCGTGAATGTGAATGAAAAGGGGCAGATAAGTTTTTATGAGATACGAAGAAAAACCACAGATTACTCTCACATGGAGCACATTTGTTGTGTTCTAAATTCGGGACTCCTAAAAAAATCatctataaataaatattctaaGGCCACCTACCGGCAACCAAGTGCAATTCATTGACCTACATATGCGAGGATGTGGatgtgtgtgtctgtctgtctgtgaaCTTGATGTgtgcaaaaattattttaattccCTGACCTGCTAGTGAAAATTCAATGTTGATAAGGTCGGCTAATCGTGAAAATCCATAACTCACGTAGGCGCCACATGTCAGTAAGAATGCATTTGAAAAATCATGAGCTTAGGTGTTATATTGCCccataatataataaaaaacccccctggccGACGCCCCTGTATGAGCGaatgtgtttttgtgtgtgcgATTGCCGCGATTATAAAGTACATATTCGTTTAATGCTCCATTTGAGATTGCGGCGTTCGTAAAATTCCTGGCATTCCGTAGACCATCGATCGAGTTTGCAGCAGGTGCGGCCATGCTGAACGAGGGATTCCACTGGCTCTGGAGGAGCCTGCTCCAGGTCCTGATGCGCTATCAGCTCTTCCGATGGCTCTACGGCCTTATAGCGATTGTTGATAACGAACCGCTACCGTTACATATGGAAAGCGAAGAGGAAGCAACCAGAAAGAAGAAGCATCTGGAGAATGAGCAAGCCGTATCCCCCGGAAAATCAGAATCAGTCGCGATTAGAACCGTTCCAAGTGCAAATGCGAATGCAATGGGCAATGCAGGCAGTGCCGAGATCGTATCAAATCAAATCATCCGCCGCCGTGAGGTATTATAATCGCCCAGTGATCGGAGTCCCAGTGTTGTGTCCCATGTTCCATAACTATATGTTCTCGCCTTCCAATCCGAGTGTGTCTGTtgcgtgtgtgtgagtgtgccGGCCATGAATATAAAACATGCCCTCCGTCCGGCGATGCTGCAGTCTGTTCCGTACCGGGTTACCAAGCTAGTTACAACCACTAAAAGCACCGACTAAGCGGGCAATCCTCGAAAATTCTACTCGGACTGTGGTGGTGTTTTAACAAGATGCCTTTGGCTGTGCGTTTCCGATCGCGAACTACCCCAATACATAGTATACTGTGGTGGAACTTCTATAACTCGAACTACAAAACCCTATATCCTCTGGATAAAAAAGTCTAGTAACTAAAATGGAAGCATAggataaattatataaaagcCAGTTGGAAAACCTTACATCAAGTTTcttgttaaaaaaaagttgaaaTACAATCGATCCATACATAATCCCTTTTTTTGCTGTGCCTAAGTACTTCTAAAAATAGTAATATAATATAGGTGTAATTGTAATCCTAATCTCTATTGGCGCTACAAATAGTTCGACTTTCAGAAACATACAGTTAGAGAAGTTCGACTGTACATTTCATGCATAATACCCATGTTCATGTGTAAAATATTAGTGACGATTAAAAGATTGTGTAATGTAATCTCACGGTTATCTCCCTGGATTTCCTTAGATGAGCACCATGGGCAAGGAGACGGAGTCCCACAGCATACCCATTAGCGAGGGACAGAATGCGGAACATGTTCTGTACCGCCTGAAGAGGGGTTCCAAACTAAGCGTCCACCCGGATGCCTCACTGCTGGGCAGGAAGATCGTTCTGTACACCAACTATCCCGCTGAGGGGCAAAAGTTCGTGAGAACAGAGTACCGGGTTCTGGGATGGCAGCTCAGCAGTGGCAAGCAGGTTACGTCCGTGATGCATCCGGAAGCCCATGTGGTGGATACGGACATTCGCAGTTTGGTGGAGTTGAACATGTCCGGCACCTATCACTTCTACTTCCGGTATCTGGAAAGGTGAGTGTAAACTCTGGGGAACAAAATATAGTTAACGTTATTTCctttattgatttttaaatcCAACAATTTTCTTGTAAAGTTCTATTTATGATCaaataaagttatataatcCTATAAAAAGGgaacttttaaatatgtacatatatcgCCTATGATTATTACCTTGTTTATTATACATACAAGATCATAAACGATCTTTACATTGGTTTGGTAATGCATTAATAACATTTCAAACCTAATCCCACACCTCAGATGAGCTGAAGGCCTTAGCTGCTAGAGCTCTTAAATTTAGTTAGCCTATAGTTTTAACTTAAAGctagctttatataaataaataaataaaacatttcaaaccTATGTCTTAGCTTATAGTATCTGTATAGTCGTTAATAAATGTACTGTTTCAGACCCGACACTGGCAGTTCCGGAGCAGATGGCGCTCTGTATGTCCAAGTGGAGCCCACTCTGCATGTGGGTCCGCCTGGCGCCCAGAAGACCATTCCCCTGGACTCGGTACGCTGCCAAACTGTGCTGACTAAGCTCCTGGGACCACTGGACACCTGGGAGGCCAAGCTGCGCGTAGCCAAGGAGGCCGGCTACAATGTGATCCACTTCACTCCCATTCAGGAACTGGGTGGTTCCCGCTCCTGCTATTCGCTGCGTGACCAACTCAAGGTGAACTCCCACTTTGCGACCCAAAAGGGAGGCAAGGTCAGCTTCGAGGACGTGGAGAAGGTCATCAAGAAGTGCCGCCAGGAATGGGGGGTAAGAAATTGTACATGACTGTGCGCAAGACTGTTTTTGTGGTCTTCTACTCATGCCAAACCATTGCACTCTATCAGGTGGCTTCCATCTGCGACATCGTCCTCAATCACACTGCCAACGAGTCCGAGTGGCTGCTGCAACATCCGGATGCCACCTACTCGTGCGCCACCTGTCCCTACCTGCGACCCGCCTTTCTGCTGGACGCCGCCTTCGCCCAGTGCGGAGCGGACATAGCCGAGGGCAGCCTGGAGCACGTCGGCGTGCCCCAGGTCATCGAGCAGGAGTGCCATTTGGAAGCGTTAAAGTACCAGTTGCACACCTCCTACCTGTCCAAGGTCAATATACACGAGCTGTATCAGTGCGATGTGATGAAGTACGTCAACGAGTTCATGACCCAGGTGCGTACTCGCGAGCCACCGAGGAACGTGGCCAACGAGTATCGCTTCCAGGAGATCCAACTGATACAGGACCCGGAATATCGACGCTTGGCCAGCACCATCAATTTCGAGCTGGCGCTGGAGATCTTTAATGCTTTCCATGGCGACTGCTTCGATGAGGAGGCCCGGTTCCGCAAGTGCGCCGAAACCCTGCGCCGCCATCTGGATTCCCTCAACGAACGCGTGCGCGCCGAGATCCAAGGTTACGTAAACTATGCCATCGATAATGTTTTGGCCGGAGTGCGCTACGAGCGTGTCCAGGGCGATGGGCCCAAAGTGAAGGAGATCTCCGAGAAGCATTCGGTCTTTATGCTCTACTTCACGCACACGGGCACCCAGGGAAAATCGCTCACTGAAATCGAAGCGGATATGTACGGCAAGGGCGGAGAGTTCTTCATGGCTCACAACGGCTGGGTGATGGGTTCCAGTGATCCGCTGCGAGACTTCGCCGAGGAGCAGCCGGGACGCGCCAATGTCTACCTCAAACGCGAGCTCATCTCGTGGGGCGACAGTGTGAAGTTGCGCTTCGGCAGGAAGCCGGAGGATAGCCCCTACCTGTGGAAGCACATGACCGAGTACGTGCAGACCACAGCGCGCATCTTTGATGGAGTGCGCCTGGACAACTGCCACTCCACGCCGTTGCACGTTGCTGAATTCCTGCTCGATGCAGCTCGCAAAATCAACCCGGAGCTCTATGTGGTGGCCGAATTGTTTACCAACTCGGATGGCACCGACAATGTCTTTGTGAACCGATTGGGTATCACCTCCTTGATCCGCGAAGCCCTTTCGGCTTGGGATTCCCACGAGCAGGGACGTCTGGTCTACCGGTATGGAGGAGTGCCTGTGGGTGGCTTTTTTGCGAACTCATCACGACACGAGGCCACCAGTGTGGCCCATGCCCTGTTCCTGGATCTCACCCACGACAATCCGTCTCCGGTCGAGAAGCGTTCCGTTTACGATCTGTTGCCCTCGGCAGCACTGGTCTCCATGGCCTGCTGTGCTACCGGAAGTAACCGTGGCTACGACGAACTGGTTCCCCATCATGTATGTTATGTTCATTTGGTTAAGCTAAAGTCCGAAAGTAACTCTTTTTATTTCACCAGATCCATGTCGTGGATGAGGAACGTAGTTACCAAGAATGGGGCAAAGGAGTTGACTCCAAATCCGGAATTATGGGTGCCAAGAGGGCGTTGAATCTGCTGCACGGACAACTTGCGGAGGAGGGCTTTAGCCAGGTATATGTAGACCAGATGGATCCCAACGTGGTGGCCGTTACCCGCCACTCGCCGAGCACTCACCAGTCGGTCATTCTGGTGGCCCACACTGCCTTCGGGTATCCCTCGCCAAATGCCGGACCCACCGGAATCCGTCCACTTCGTTTCGAGGGCGTGCTGGACGAGATCATCTTGGAGGCCAGTTTGACCATGCAGAGCGACAAGCCTTTCGATCGTCCTGCTCCGTTCAAGAAGGAACCCAACGTGATTAACGGCTTCACCCAGTTCCAGTTGAGCCTGCAGGAGCATATACCGCTGGCGAAGTCAACTGTGTTCCAGACCCAGGCATATGTGGATGGCAACAACACGCAGCTAAACTTTACCAATTTACGACCCGGTACTGTGGTGGCAATAAGGGTGTCAATGCATCCGGGTCCGCGTGCCAGTTTCGATAAGCTCCAGAAGATCTCGAATGCCCTGCGCGTGGGTTCGGGCGAGGAGTGGTCCCAACTGCAGGAGATTGTCTCCAAATTGGATCTGGTGGCCCTGAGTGGTGCCCTCTTCACCTGCGATGAGGAGGAACGGGATCTGGGCAAAGGTGGCACCGCCTACGACATCCCCAACTTTGGAAAGATCGTTTACTGCGGCCTGCAGGGATTCGTTTCCCTGCTGACGGAGATTTCGCCCAAAAATGACTTGGGTCATCCGCTTTGTAACAATCTGCGCGATGGAAACTGGATGATGGGTGGGTGTTTATAAAATAGGATATTGTAAATAGTTACTGATCAGTAAAGTTCTTCCCAGATTACATTGCCGATCGCTTGACCAGCTTTGAAGACTTGAAGCCACTCTCCACCTGGTTTAAAGCCACCTTTGAGCCCCTGAAGAATATTCCGCGCTACCTCATACCCTGCTACTTTGATGCCATCGTCAGTGGGGTTTACAATGTGCTTATCAACCAGGTCAACGAATTAATGCCTGAGTATGTTATGAAGCACAAAGgagttaatataataatttcatTATTATTCTTGATTTTCCATAGTTTCATCAAGAATGGTCACAGTTTCACCCAATCCCTGGCCCTGTCCACGCTGCAGTTCCTCTCCGTTTGCAGGTCGGCCAACCTGCCAGGATTTAGTCCTGCCATTGCTCCACCCAAACCACCGAAACAATGTGTGACCCTCTCCGCTGGTTTGCCGCATTTCTCAACGGGTGAGTTAAAAATCTCTTTTGATTTGGGTAATACCAAGGATATCTCTAAGGAAGAAATCTCTAGTGGAATATTAATACATACTTTTATATCCACAGGTTACATGCGCTGCTGGGGTCGTGACACCTTCATTGCTCTGCGTGGCTCCATGTTCCTTACTGGCCGCTACAACGAGGCCCGCTTTATCATTATTGGATTTGGAGAGACCCTTCGACACGGTCTCATTCCAAATCTGTTGGACAGCGGCAGCAAGCCCAGATACAACTGCCGCGATGCCGTCTGGTGGTGGATGTACTGCATCAAACAGTACGTGGAGGATGCCCCCAAGGGTGCCGAGATCCTGAGGGACAAGGTGTCGCGCATCTTCCCGTACGACGATGCCGAGGCCCATGCTCCGGGAGCCTTTGATCAGCTGCTGTTCGACGTGATGCAGGAGGCGTTGCAGGTGCATTTCCAGGGATTGCAGTATAGGGAGCGCAACGCAGGCTACGAAATCGATGCGCACATGGTGGACCAGGGCTTCAACAACCACATTGGCGTTCACCCGGAGACTGGATTTGTGTTCGGTGGCAACAACTTTAACTGCGGTACCTGGATGGACAAGATGGGCTCCTCGCAGAAGGCAGGCAACAAGGGACGACCCAGCACTCCTCGCGATGGATCCGCCGTGGAACTCATTGGCTTACAGTATGCCGTACTGCGGTTCATGCAGGGCCTGGCCGAGAAGGAGGCTATTCCGTACACTGGCGTGGAGCGGAAGGGACCGTCGGGCGAGGTGACCAAGTGGAGTTACAAGGAGTGGGCAGATCGCATCAAGGAGAACTTCGACAAGTTCTTCTTCGTGTCCGAGTCGGAAACCTGCTCGGTAGCCAACAAGAAGCTGATCTACAAGGACAGCTATGGAGCTACCCAGAGCTGGACGGACTACCAGCTGCGATGCAACTTCCCCATCACTCTCACTGTAGCCCCCGAGCTGTGCAATCCCCAGAATGCCTGGCGTGCACTGGAGCGGGCCAGGAAGTTCCTGCTGGGACCGCTGGGCATGAAGACCCTGGATCCCGAGGACTGGAACTACAGAGCCAACTATGACAACTCAAACGACTCCACCGATTGCACAGTCGCCGATGGCGCCAACTACCATCAGGGGCCGGAGTGGGTGTGGCCCATTGGTTTCTACCTGAGGGCGCGCCTGATCTTCGCCAAAAAGTGTGGTCACCTGGACGAGACCATTGCCGAAACTTGGGCCATACTGCGGGCTCATCTAAGAGAGCTGCAGACATCGCACTGGCGGGGATTGCCCGAGTTGACCAACGATAACGGCTCCTACTGCGGAGACTCCTGCCGCACGCAGGCTTGGAGTGTCGCCGCCATCCTTGAGGTACTCTACGACCTGCACTCCTTGGGAGCTGATGTGGCCTAAACCACCTAAAATACTCATACTCAGACCTGATAGTTGCTACCAAAAACTGTTATTAGTGTTACATTTGATAATTGTACGGATACAAAATGGAATGAGATTCGGTGCCAGATGTCCCTCAAAAATTTTGCTATTTCCTATTCTATTAAAGTTGCAATTGTTTTTAAGCGATGGATGTTTCTTTTTCTAAGAGAAGTAGCTATCCCGGCACACACGCATGCAGGAGCACTGGGGAGGATCGATGGAGCCAAAGTTCTTTCGAGGAATGTCCCGTCCCACAAAATTGAGCGGTGTGGTGACCTCGGAAACCCTGGGTATTTTCTTTTGGGAAACCACGTCCTGGGAAATTGGCTTGGCAGGCGGCATAGGCAATTGCTTTTCACTCCTTATTTTTGACTTATCGTCCTCTATTTTGAGCTTAAAAGCCATAATAGTCTTGGTGAATTTCTCGGTGTCTGGTAACTACTCACTTTGCCACATTTCCTCAAGGCTAAAATGGCTGCCTCGCATGTTAAATCATATGCTTTCTGCAGAAAAATTTTCTGGACAACATCAAAAACTAGGGACATTTTGATGGGCTTACAAAAAATCTGGGCTATTGTTAAACACGAAATTTTGTTAGGAACTGAACGAGAAATTTGACACAATATTCACAAGTAATATGAACtgtatatatttgtatgtatataCCTACCTAGTCTACAATCTCTtataaactaaataaatacgtGTAAAGTCTATGTACATAAAGCTTTGCATAACTTGTAGACTATCCACATTACGTAAGCAGCGGGGCTTGGGTTCCATTTGGACTCGCTTGGTAGGAGTCGTTTTCAGTGGTTATCTCGGTATCGTCATCTTTGAAGGACTTGAGATCGCGTCCTATACTCTCCATGTTCAAGCTTAAGGCAGCTGCGGCCACATTGTTTTTCACTTCATCGAGCTTGGGCTC
Protein-coding regions in this window:
- the LOC108009310 gene encoding glycogen debranching enzyme isoform X2; its protein translation is MPLAMSTMGKETESHSIPISEGQNAEHVLYRLKRGSKLSVHPDASLLGRKIVLYTNYPAEGQKFVRTEYRVLGWQLSSGKQVTSVMHPEAHVVDTDIRSLVELNMSGTYHFYFRYLERPDTGSSGADGALYVQVEPTLHVGPPGAQKTIPLDSVRCQTVLTKLLGPLDTWEAKLRVAKEAGYNVIHFTPIQELGGSRSCYSLRDQLKVNSHFATQKGGKVSFEDVEKVIKKCRQEWGVASICDIVLNHTANESEWLLQHPDATYSCATCPYLRPAFLLDAAFAQCGADIAEGSLEHVGVPQVIEQECHLEALKYQLHTSYLSKVNIHELYQCDVMKYVNEFMTQVRTREPPRNVANEYRFQEIQLIQDPEYRRLASTINFELALEIFNAFHGDCFDEEARFRKCAETLRRHLDSLNERVRAEIQGYVNYAIDNVLAGVRYERVQGDGPKVKEISEKHSVFMLYFTHTGTQGKSLTEIEADMYGKGGEFFMAHNGWVMGSSDPLRDFAEEQPGRANVYLKRELISWGDSVKLRFGRKPEDSPYLWKHMTEYVQTTARIFDGVRLDNCHSTPLHVAEFLLDAARKINPELYVVAELFTNSDGTDNVFVNRLGITSLIREALSAWDSHEQGRLVYRYGGVPVGGFFANSSRHEATSVAHALFLDLTHDNPSPVEKRSVYDLLPSAALVSMACCATGSNRGYDELVPHHIHVVDEERSYQEWGKGVDSKSGIMGAKRALNLLHGQLAEEGFSQVYVDQMDPNVVAVTRHSPSTHQSVILVAHTAFGYPSPNAGPTGIRPLRFEGVLDEIILEASLTMQSDKPFDRPAPFKKEPNVINGFTQFQLSLQEHIPLAKSTVFQTQAYVDGNNTQLNFTNLRPGTVVAIRVSMHPGPRASFDKLQKISNALRVGSGEEWSQLQEIVSKLDLVALSGALFTCDEEERDLGKGGTAYDIPNFGKIVYCGLQGFVSLLTEISPKNDLGHPLCNNLRDGNWMMDYIADRLTSFEDLKPLSTWFKATFEPLKNIPRYLIPCYFDAIVSGVYNVLINQVNELMPDFIKNGHSFTQSLALSTLQFLSVCRSANLPGFSPAIAPPKPPKQCVTLSAGLPHFSTGYMRCWGRDTFIALRGSMFLTGRYNEARFIIIGFGETLRHGLIPNLLDSGSKPRYNCRDAVWWWMYCIKQYVEDAPKGAEILRDKVSRIFPYDDAEAHAPGAFDQLLFDVMQEALQVHFQGLQYRERNAGYEIDAHMVDQGFNNHIGVHPETGFVFGGNNFNCGTWMDKMGSSQKAGNKGRPSTPRDGSAVELIGLQYAVLRFMQGLAEKEAIPYTGVERKGPSGEVTKWSYKEWADRIKENFDKFFFVSESETCSVANKKLIYKDSYGATQSWTDYQLRCNFPITLTVAPELCNPQNAWRALERARKFLLGPLGMKTLDPEDWNYRANYDNSNDSTDCTVADGANYHQGPEWVWPIGFYLRARLIFAKKCGHLDETIAETWAILRAHLRELQTSHWRGLPELTNDNGSYCGDSCRTQAWSVAAILEVLYDLHSLGADVA